The Falco biarmicus isolate bFalBia1 chromosome 7, bFalBia1.pri, whole genome shotgun sequence genome contains the following window.
CCAGACTGATTTATCAACATCAGTATCGGAGATTACTTCCCACCCCAGTCCTTTCCTGATGGCCAAGAGAGGATTTGCAGGGAAGCTACGCAACAGAGCAAGTTCTTACTGATACCTGCTTCTCCAATTAAAAATCTTGAAGCGTGAGGCTTGTAGGAAAGCAAGACACCCTTCCCCAGGCACACAaaggcttttctgcttctccactGAGCCAAGATAACAGCACTTTATACCACtcaagacagaaggaaaagtcCAGCAGAAGCCACTTGCCTTCACTGCCTTGCCAGTGAACAAGGACCCCGTGGTGCTGCTCCGAAAGGTTCTGGTCTGATTCAGCTGAATGAGTCCCTTATGGTACTGCAAGGCGATGCGAGCTGTCACACCCGAACCTGTTGGACTTCGGTCAACCTATATTTAAAATAGTAGATCAGCCAGCTCTAGTATTTTGGGTTTAGAAAACAATATTGCTTCCCTCAGTTACCTTTGCCACCTTTATACTGTGCTTGGGGGAAACCCTTCCAGCTCAGGTTTTGTACAAAATCTGGATACATCACAAATAAGAAGGCAAAATAAGCAGGTCTGGGGTACTTTTGGATTGCGATCAGCTTTGGCAAACTTGTAAGCATGAATGATCTAAAAAATACTGAGGCCATTTAAGTCGCACTTGAAAGCTTCCCAGCATCACAACAGAAGGACTCAGAGAGGCAGAGGCCACCTTTCCCATTCTCATGCGGCAAGGCAGGATCAGCTCTCCTTatgctgagctgctggccagCTTGGTTTTTAAAATCTCCAAAACCACAGCGCTGGCCAGCTTCCAGGGTAATCTGTCCCAGTGGTCCACACTCCTCACTGCCGGGAAGTCCATCCAAAACTTTCCCTGCTATTTGATATCTTATCCACTGCAGACCCGGACAGAAGTTTATACCCCCTCTTTTTTACTCTGTTCATCCCTAGCAAATGTTCCCTGGGTAAGGATTTTAAGGACAATGCACTATGTTGGGATCCAACCTCAGCCCTTGAACTCCTGGGAAACTCCTACTTATGGGACATGGGCATTAACCTCTAAAACGCCACCAAGACATgcagaagtatttctgtcaTTAGGAACTAAACCAACATGTGTTCAGTGACACTCAGCTCTTCAGACATCACTGTAGCACAAGCAAACATTGCTGCCCAAACCGAGAAGCAGCAGAACCATCTCTCATCTCTACAGTAGAtataagaagggaaaaaggtgGTGCCTTGTGTGTCTGAGAAGAGCCCATTGCTGTACCTGTTcatctgcaaacacacagatgtTGGTGGTGGGCTCCTCACTGAAGGCATCTTTCCCATCCGTCAATATGGTGCCATAGAGGAAAGCCAGGTCTTCACTTTCAGGGTGATGAAGCTTGAACTGGGAACAGTGCAGAGAGGTTCACCAACACgcacagcagctgggcagtCAGCAGTGCATGCAGTACAGCTTACTCGAGAGACCAAAGGGGATGAGGCTACACTGCTGCATTTCCATCTCTCCTTCTCCAGTAACAGAGAtggacacagcagcaggaaagtGAGCTCCTCACGACCTTgtgaggctggagcagggctctgAAATTCAACACAGAGCTGGAAGGATGGGACTCCCTCCCATACTGAGCATCTCGGGGGAATAAAAGGCTTCAGTCTGGTGCAGTCACCCCAAAGGGAACATGCTGGGGTACCACAGTGCTCCACCATACCTGTTTCTTCACTGCTTCCGTCACTGCACTTGCCGCATTGACAAGGTCTCTGGTCTTCGAAGAGCACACATCAAGgcccagctgctcagcactgagGAAGGCATAGAAAGTGCCACCGTAGCTGATGTCAACCACCACCTTCCCATGACCAGGGACATCAATGGCCAAGTCTGGGCAGAGAAAGGGAGGGCAATAAGGAGGGGAAACTGTGCTGAGCTCATATGCTGTGTGAAAGAACCCAGCAGCATGCAAGGAAGGGGATGGGGACAATGACTCAAGTGCTCTCAAGCCAGAGAGCAGCATGTCACACATTATGCCATCCCTGACAGCCTCTGAGGAACATTGGGACTGGGAAGGGAGATCTTCCAGATGCCCCTAgccagcctgctggccaccaACCCCAGGACAGCCACCACCAACCCCCCGCAAAACCCAGCATAGTGGGCCCGGTTCCCACCAGTGGCTGCAGCGAAGGCGGGCACGCTGTGGAAGCGGACAGGGTTGCCGCTGCGCCAGCCGTCCCAGGGCACGAAGGCAGTGACAGGCCCGCAGGGGCAGTGCAGGCGGACGGCGGTCTCGGGGCAGCTGGGCGCTGCCACCAGCCCGTAGTCGAGGGCGAAGCGGCCGAGGGCCAGGACGGCGTGGCCGCACATGGCGCTGTAGCCGGCGCCGTGCAGGAAGAGGGCTGCCAGGTGGGCGCCGCcagcggccgccccgccgcgcacCACCACGGCTCCGTACATGCCAGCGTGGCCCCGCGGCTCGTGCACCAGGGCCCGCCGCACGTGGTCCTGCGTGGACGCCACCTCCCGCCGCA
Protein-coding sequences here:
- the L3HYPDH gene encoding trans-3-hydroxy-L-proline dehydratase isoform X2, which codes for MAAEGGGGDGGDGGRAGRRLPPHSPSGLVLQTVEMHTGGEPLRIIPRLEAAEAAAAGGLSLLSLRREVASTQDHVRRALVHEPRGHAGMYGAVVVRGGAAAGGAHLAALFLHGAGYSAMCGHAVLALGRFALDYGLVAAPSCPETAVRLHCPCGPVTAFVPWDGWRSGNPVRFHSVPAFAAATDLAIDVPGHGKVVVDISYGGTFYAFLSAEQLGLDVCSSKTRDLVNAASAVTEAVKKQFKLHHPESEDLAFLYGTILTDGKDAFSEEPTTNICVFADEQVDRSPTGSGVTARIALQYHKGLIQLNQTRTFRSSTTGSLFTGKAVKATKFGDYNAVVVEVSGEAFYTGTATFTIEEEDPLKYGFFFK
- the L3HYPDH gene encoding trans-3-hydroxy-L-proline dehydratase isoform X3, which produces MAAEGGGGDGGDGGRAGRRLPPHSPSGLVLQTVEMHTGGEPLRIIPRLEAAEAAAAGGLSLLSLRREVASTQDHVRRALVHEPRGHAGMYGAVVVRGGAAAGGAHLAALFLHGAGYSAMCGHAVLALGRFALDYGLVAAPSCPETAVRLHCPCGPVTAFVPWDGWRSGNPVRFHSVPAFAAATDLAIDVPGHGKVVVDISYGGTFYAFLSAEQLGLDVCSSKTRDLVNAASAVTEAVKKQFKLHHPESEDLAFLYGTILTDGKDAFSEEPTTNICVFADEQEAKFGDYNAVVVEVSGEAFYTGTATFTIEEEDPLKYGFFFK
- the L3HYPDH gene encoding trans-3-hydroxy-L-proline dehydratase isoform X1, with the protein product MAAEGGGGDGGDGGRAGRRLPPHSPSGLVLQTVEMHTGGEPLRIIPRLEAAEAAAAGGLSLLSLRREVASTQDHVRRALVHEPRGHAGMYGAVVVRGGAAAGGAHLAALFLHGAGYSAMCGHAVLALGRFALDYGLVAAPSCPETAVRLHCPCGPVTAFVPWDGWRSGNPVRFHSVPAFAAATDLAIDVPGHGKVVVDISYGGTFYAFLSAEQLGLDVCSSKTRDLVNAASAVTEAVKKQFKLHHPESEDLAFLYGTILTDGKDAFSEEPTTNICVFADEQVDRSPTGSGVTARIALQYHKGLIQLNQTRTFRSSTTGSLFTGKAVKEAKFGDYNAVVVEVSGEAFYTGTATFTIEEEDPLKYGFFFK